From Xanthomonas citri pv. mangiferaeindicae:
CCACGAACCGACCCCGCCCAGCCCGACCACCGCGACGTGCCGCTGCAACAGGCGCGCGACCGCGCCCTGCCCGTACAGGCGTTCGATTCCGGCGAAGCGGGCGCGTGCGTGTTCGTCCATGGTGCGCATTCTACCGGGCGCCCTGCCCCGCCGGCCGCCCATGCTAAGGTCGCGCCGCCTTTCGCCACCGCCAGGAGCGCACGATGCCGACGCCCGAGCCCTCGTCTTCCGCGCGCACGCCGCCATCGGCTGCCGCACGCTATGCAGTGGTGTTTGTCCTGGGCCTGGTGGTCGGGGTGTTCGCGCTCGTCGTCGTGCTGCGCGCGCTCGAGAGCCGGCGCGATTGGCAGGACCACTATCCCGGTGCGCTGATGCGGCTCTACCAGGCCCACATGGCGGGCCTGCAGACGGCGGTCGACACGGGCCGCTGCCCATCGGCCGACAGCACGGCCCATCTGCGCGCGCTGCGCTTGCTGTCTGATGATCTGGAACCGGCGTTTCCCGACCTGCGCGACCATCGCGGTTTCAGTGCGCATGCCGACGCGGCGCGACGCGCCCTCGATACGGCTCTGGCCACGCCGCCGAGCGATTGCGCCGAGCTGCGCGTCGCGGTCGATGCGGTCGGTGAGACCTGCAGCGGGTGCCATCGGGATCTGCGCTGAGTCCTGAATACGGGTCTGAATCGAGGCTGGACGTCCGCCTCGGTCGCGTCGTTGGACGCGACGAATTGCTGCCTCATTCACGTCGCCCGCATAGCGTTGGCGACGTCGGGCAGCGGGCCCGCTCACGCTAGGAGATCCCATGAAATCTCGTCTGATCGGTACCGCAGCGGTCGCCGTCTCGTTGGCACTCGCCGGCTGCGCGTCCTCGCCCGGTTATTCCGATTACGGCCGTTACGATGGCTACGGCAGCGGTTATGGCGGCGGTTATCGTGGTGAGTGCTACGACTGCGGCACCGTGACCCGCATCGAGGTGGTCGGTGGCGACCGTGGCCCGAATGTCGCCGGACCGCTGATCGGCGGCATCGTCGGCGCGGTGGCGGCCAAGGAACTCGCACGACACAACACCGACAGTCACGGTCGCCGGAATGTCGCGATCGGCGCCGGTGCGGTCGGCGGTGCGGTGGCCGGCAACGCGATCCAGAATCGAGTCGAGGGCGCGCGTCATTTCAATGTGCATGTGCGCATGCAGGACGGCCGCACGATCGTGCTCAGTCAGGGCGATCTGGACGGCATCCGCGAAGGCTCGCCGGTCCGCGTCCAGAACGGACGCGCCTACGCCTACTGACCCGCGGTGCGCTTGTTCGGCCGGCGACTCTGTGTCTACCCGAAGTCAGGTTGCCAATACCCGCAGCAGCGGCCTGCCAACCGGTGGCCGCGTCGAGCGCGCCATGGATGGCGCGCGCCCGAGTCAGGACAGGATGTCCTGACCGAGGGAGGAGCGGCTTCCGGCTGACAGGCCGCTGCCCATCCGAAGTGCGCCGCATTTCCGAATTAAGAAGAGGACATAAAAAAACCCGGCCATTGGCCGGGTTTTTCTTGAAGCATCGCAGCTGGTCAGAGCGGCGTCACGGCGTCGGCCTGCAGGCCCTTCTGGCCCTGGACGACGGTGAAGCTGACCTTCTGGCCTTCCTGCAGGCTCTTGAAGCCCGTGCCCTGGATGGCGCGGAAATGCACGAAAACGTCTTCGCCGCTTTCACGGCTGATGAATCCGAATCCCTTGGCATCGTTGAACCACTTCACGGTACCGGTCTCGCGCTCTGCCATGTTGCTCTCTCTCCCTGAAACTGTTCGATGTATCGAGCGATTACGCCTGTCGGGCGGCTGGTTGCAAGGAGAACACGGGTGCGACGATGCAGCGGACCGGTGGAACGAGCCAGCGACTTGATGCAGGGTCACGATTCACGGTGACCTTGACAAACACAGCGCCTGCAAAGTAACCCGGCATTTATGAAAATGCAATCGCCCCCCAAAGGCCCGTTCCAGGGGCCCGTGGCCCCGATCCAGCGGGGCGCGCATGGACATAAGTGTGCCGCTCTACCTGCTCGCCGGCCTGCTGGTCGCCATCGGCCTGGCCGGCGTCGTGTTGCCGGCCCTACCCGGCCTGCCACTGGTATTCGCGGGCCTGCTGACGGCGGCCTGGGCGGACGGTTTCCAGCGCGTGGGCGCGATGCCGCTCGTCGTGTTGGGGCTGTTGACCGCGGTCTCGTTCGCGGTGGACTTTTGGGCCACCACGGTCGGCGCCAAGCGCGTGGGCGCCAGTCCGCTGGCATTGCTGGGCACGGTGGTCGGCACCTTCGTCGGTCTGTTCTTCGGCCTGCCGGGCCTGTTCGCCGGTCCCTTCGTCGGCGCGGTGGTGGGCGAGTTGATCAGCCGCCGCACTCTGTATCCTGCCGGCCTCGGCCATGCGGCCAAGGTCGGCATCGGCACGTGGCTGGGCATCGCGCTGGGCGTGGCATTGAAACTCGCATTGGCGGTCTCGATGCTGGCGATCTTCGCATTCGCTTGGTGGTTCTGAGTCCACAATCCCCCGATGACCGATTACCCCCATACCGCTTCCCTGCCGCCCCGTCGCGGGCGATTCCTCGGCCTGTTGGCCGTTCTGCTGCTGGCGCTCATGGCCGGCCTCATTGCCGGGCCAAGCCTGGCCACACCGAGCGCGGCGCCGGCCGCACCGGCAACCACCGATCCCGGCGCGGCCGCCGGCGCTCAAGCGGTCGATGCCCCACCACCAAGCGCGGCGCAAGCGTTCGAGGAGGCCGACGTGCGCGGTCGTTTCGACGCGGTGTACGACGAAACCGTCAACCGTTTCATGCGCCTGCTCGCGAACCTGCCGTTGCTGCTGGCCGCGCTGGTGGTCGTGGCACTCGCCGCATGGCTGGGCCGCGTGGTCTCCCAGCGCCTGCATTGGCTGCACCTGCGCACGCGTAACCCCTATCTCGACAGTCTGCTGCGTCGCATGGTGCAGGCCGCGATCCTGCTACTGGGCATCGTGATCGCACTGGACCTGCTCAACGCGACCGCGGTGATCGGTGTGGTGTTCGGCTCGGCCGGCGTGCTGGGCATCGCAATGGGCTTCGCGTTCAAGGACATCGCCGAGAACTACATCGCCGGCATCCTGTTGAGCCTGCGCCGGCCGTTCGAGCCGGGCGAGACCGTCAAGATCGACAGCTACGAGGGCCGGGTCGCCTCGTTGAGCGCACGCGCGATGGTGCTGGTCACCGCCGAAGGCAACGAGCTGCGCCTGCCCAATGCGTTGGTGTTCAAGGCCGTGATCCTCAACTACAGCAGCAACCCGCGCCGTCGCTTCGATTTTGCGATGAACATCGACGCCAGCCATTCGATCCGCCAGGCGCAGGCGATCGGTCTGGCCGAGATCGCCGCGATCGATGACGTGCTCACCGATCCCGGTCCGTCGTGGACACTGGTCGAGTTCGGCCCCTCGGGCAGCGTGCTGCGTTTCTTCGGCTGGGTGGACCAGCGCAAGAGCGACCTGGGCAAGACCCGCGGCGAGGCGATCCGCCGGGTCAAGGGCGCCTTCTGGCGCGCCGGCATCCAGGGCCCGCGCAGCACCACCCACGTCGTCCTCACGCGGGACACGGACGCGCTCCCCGATCATCACGACATCGAACCGGCGACCAGCGTCGGCGTCGACACCTCGGTCAACCGCGACATCGACGAGCACGTCGCCGAAGTCGTCAATGCCGATCCCCAGAACCTGCTGATCGCAAAGGACGCCCCGCAATGAATGTCCGTCTCGCCCTGCTCCCGGCCGCGCTCGCGAGCCTGTCCACACACGCCCTGGCGCAGGCGCCATCGGTCGCACCGTCGGCCCCCGCCAGCCTGGAGGCCTGCCTGGCGGTCGAGCAGGACGCGCAGCGTCTGGCGTGCTACGACGCCTTTGCCGGCCGCCAGGCGCCGCCGACGCCGCAGGCCGACGTCACCGCCGAGCGCGCGCGCGAGCTGCGCCGCGATCCGGCCGCGCTTGCCGAGGTGCTGTCCGCCGAATCGGCCAGCCGCAACCTCTACGCGCGCGACACCACCCGCGGCCTGGAGGACGCCATCGCCAACGCGGGCCAGGGCTCGCTGCTCGACAGCCGCTGGGAACTGGCCAAGGACTCCAAGCTGGGCATCTTCAACCTGCGTGCCTACAAGCCGCTGTATCTGCTGCCGGTGTTCTGGACCTCGGACGTCAACCGCACGCCCAGCTCGCCCAATCCGGCCAATACGGTCACCGATCCGATCGCGCTCGACAGCACCGAGGCCAAGTTCCAGATCAGCTTCAAGACAAAGGCGGTCGAGAACCTGTTCGGCAACAACGGCGACATCTGGATGGGCTACACCCAGAGCTCGCGCTGGCAGGTCTACAACAGCGAGGCCTCGCGCCCGTTCCGCGAGACCAACTACGAGCCCGAGATCCTGATGGTCTTCCGCAACAACTATGGCCTGCCGGGCGGCTGGCGCGGGCGCATGACCGGGATCGGCATCAACCATCAGTCCAACGGCCGCGGCGACCCGCTGTCGCGCAGTTGGAACCGGGTGATGTTCAACTTCGGCTTCGACCGGCAGAACTGGGCGCTGACCGCGCGGCCGTGGATCGTGCTCGGCGAAGGCAGCGACAGCGACAACCCCGATATCGCCGACTACATGGGGCGCGGCGACCTGACCCTGAGCCACGTCCGCGACGGCCACCAGTTCACGCTGATGGCCCGGCATTCGCTGCGCGGCGGC
This genomic window contains:
- a CDS encoding phospholipase, encoding MNVRLALLPAALASLSTHALAQAPSVAPSAPASLEACLAVEQDAQRLACYDAFAGRQAPPTPQADVTAERARELRRDPAALAEVLSAESASRNLYARDTTRGLEDAIANAGQGSLLDSRWELAKDSKLGIFNLRAYKPLYLLPVFWTSDVNRTPSSPNPANTVTDPIALDSTEAKFQISFKTKAVENLFGNNGDIWMGYTQSSRWQVYNSEASRPFRETNYEPEILMVFRNNYGLPGGWRGRMTGIGINHQSNGRGDPLSRSWNRVMFNFGFDRQNWALTARPWIVLGEGSDSDNPDIADYMGRGDLTLSHVRDGHQFTLMARHSLRGGDRSHGALQFDWGFPIHRNFRGHLQVFDGYGESLIDYNHKATYVGLGISLMDWF
- a CDS encoding cold-shock protein — translated: MAERETGTVKWFNDAKGFGFISRESGEDVFVHFRAIQGTGFKSLQEGQKVSFTVVQGQKGLQADAVTPL